CCATAAGCATTGGCTATTCTATCTGGGTCTCTGAAGTCCTGGACTAAAGATGAGTCAGAAATAAGTACTGGCTCTTCATCAACGTAACCCAACGACTCAATGCAGTCAATCGGTGCATTATCGAGATCCGTCGTGTATGAATCAAGCACGACATCGTCAGGACTCGCACGTGCGAATTCGTCCCTCCCTCTTACATAAACCTCGATTAATTCCTTCCTAGCCAGGTTAAAGTTAAACTGCTTATTAAATAGGTAATTAATTAAGTCGTGAGGTATATAGGGTCTTTCTAATGCCTTGAAGCTTAGTAAATAATCGTGAGACACCTCGATTTCCTTATACGGCTTGAATTCCTCAAGCATTTCAACATAGCTAATATTGCCATCCTTTGAATACGGTAATCTCCAATTAATTTTACTGCCTTTCTTCATTAAGTAATCACATAACTTCTTACTATACTTGATGTTATCATTCCCATCATCCTCACATATGAAGTATAGTTCACCATTACACTCACTATACCTACAAATTCTCCCGACCCTCTGTACAAGGCTTGCCGCATCATCGGGTGTTGTTATTAATACATTAAATGATTTATCAATACCAGCCTCAATCGCGCTAGTGCCAACAAGTACTTTATATTTATCATTATCCAAGTTATTAATGACGCTGCTCCTATCTCTTCTTGTTAATTCGCCATGTACTAAGCCAACGGGAATACCCCTATTTTTTAATTCCTCGTAGAGCTTCGTTACAAAGCCAATATTGTTAATGACAATGAGTACGTTCTTTTCATCATTATTGACGAGCTTTATTACCTTATTAATAATATCAATGGGTTTGGCGTTCATGAAGTTAATGCTATATCTTGTATTACCGATTTTTTCCTCGAAATCGACGTCGCGTATGATGATATTATTATTGTTACTTTCATCCTTACTTCCAAGCCTGATAAAGACTGCGTCAGGCAGTACATTACTTATTGCGCTTCTCACGTTTTGCGTTAATGTAGCAGACATAATGATTACTGGATCTTCAGCATTCTTTAGTAGTTCTAAGCTAGCTAAGAAACCCGTTAACATCTTTTTCTCACGTGGATCAATAAGTATATGAGCTTCATCAAAAATAACACTAGATGTATATATTCTTGCAAATGGAATATAATAATGACGCAATTCCCTGAATACCTCGGTAATGGGTATCTTAAACGTATTATGAATGAAGGAATCAAACGTGGTTATGTTATAATCAGCATCAAAAAACGGTGACTTCCTAATAATCTTTCCCTTATCAATCGTTATATTATGAATACCAGCTTGATAAGCAACTTTATCGTTGAGTATTCCATAAAATCTTCTGGCTAAATCCTCAACAACAGCCCTAAGCGGCAGTACATGAATGACCCTGTCCTCGGGAATACCGAGTTCACTTAGCTTCCTATAGATTTCCAGACCACCGGTGCTCTTGCCATAACCCGTCGGCAACTCAAGAATAATGTGATTATGCCCACCCTCAATGAGTTCCAGGGCTTTATTAATGCCTGGCCTAATATTCATGGTATAATCCCCCCATCATAGATAATTCATGAATCAAATCATGCGAGCGATCGCCTAGCTCCTTCCTGACTTCCTCGTTCCCTAATGTTGTTATTGCATATCTTATGAATTCATAAACTGGCAATAGGCTATGAGTATTCGTA
This is a stretch of genomic DNA from Vulcanisaeta moutnovskia 768-28. It encodes these proteins:
- the cas3 gene encoding CRISPR-associated helicase Cas3', which gives rise to MNIRPGINKALELIEGGHNHIILELPTGYGKSTGGLEIYRKLSELGIPEDRVIHVLPLRAVVEDLARRFYGILNDKVAYQAGIHNITIDKGKIIRKSPFFDADYNITTFDSFIHNTFKIPITEVFRELRHYYIPFARIYTSSVIFDEAHILIDPREKKMLTGFLASLELLKNAEDPVIIMSATLTQNVRSAISNVLPDAVFIRLGSKDESNNNNIIIRDVDFEEKIGNTRYSINFMNAKPIDIINKVIKLVNNDEKNVLIVINNIGFVTKLYEELKNRGIPVGLVHGELTRRDRSSVINNLDNDKYKVLVGTSAIEAGIDKSFNVLITTPDDAASLVQRVGRICRYSECNGELYFICEDDGNDNIKYSKKLCDYLMKKGSKINWRLPYSKDGNISYVEMLEEFKPYKEIEVSHDYLLSFKALERPYIPHDLINYLFNKQFNFNLARKELIEVYVRGRDEFARASPDDVVLDSYTTDLDNAPIDCIESLGYVDEEPVLISDSSLVQDFRDPDRIANAYGKFVENYEATPIMIIKPNCYRGA